One window from the genome of Catenulispora sp. EB89 encodes:
- a CDS encoding PaaI family thioesterase, translating to MTVSTPQPPAPLTPAEAAEILAENFAPWIQALNLKVEKTTPTTTTLRLPWNQDLACEGGTLCGQALMAAADTATVLAISAARGAFCPMTTVQQNTTFQRPIKEADVLITARVTKLGRTLAFTDVTMTPAPTVGEGAGAGAESAAAAEATEAQLASPAAHATTVYALLA from the coding sequence CTGACCCCCGCCGAAGCAGCCGAAATCCTCGCCGAAAACTTCGCCCCCTGGATCCAAGCCCTCAACCTCAAAGTCGAGAAAACAACCCCCACCACCACAACCCTCCGCCTCCCCTGGAACCAGGACCTAGCCTGCGAAGGCGGCACCCTCTGCGGCCAAGCCCTGATGGCGGCAGCGGACACCGCGACGGTCCTGGCCATCAGCGCGGCCCGCGGCGCCTTCTGCCCGATGACGACGGTCCAGCAGAACACCACGTTCCAACGGCCGATCAAGGAGGCGGACGTCCTCATCACGGCCCGGGTGACGAAGCTGGGGCGGACGCTGGCTTTCACCGATGTCACGATGACGCCGGCGCCGACGGTTGGTGAGGGAGCGGGCGCGGGAGCAGAGTCGGCGGCTGCGGCGGAAGCGACAGAGGCACAGCTGGCCTCGCCGGCAGCACACGCCACAACCGTGTACGCGCTCCTCGCCTGA
- a CDS encoding DUF427 domain-containing protein, translating into MTTPEPKIPGPDHPITIEPTGARVVARVDTHVLADTTKALTLREANYPPVHYIPLADVDQSLLTDSTTKTYCPYKGEASYYTVALPDGPLTDAIWTYRAPYDAVAPIAGHVAFYPDRVDVVTGQA; encoded by the coding sequence ATGACCACACCGGAGCCCAAGATCCCCGGACCCGACCACCCGATCACCATCGAGCCCACCGGCGCCCGCGTCGTGGCCCGCGTCGACACGCACGTCCTGGCCGACACCACCAAGGCCCTGACGCTACGCGAGGCCAACTACCCGCCGGTGCACTACATCCCGCTGGCCGACGTCGACCAGAGCCTGCTGACGGACAGCACCACCAAGACCTACTGCCCCTACAAGGGCGAGGCGTCCTACTACACCGTCGCCCTGCCCGACGGCCCGCTGACCGACGCGATCTGGACCTACCGCGCACCGTATGACGCAGTGGCGCCGATCGCCGGACACGTCGCGTTCTACCCCGACCGAGTGGACGTGGTGACCGGGCAGGCCTGA
- a CDS encoding VOC family protein, with protein sequence MSTTFFGASFDAANAARTAHFWATALGRQVAAGADENDAVVEADDPAGGPRLSFHRVPEAKTTKNRFHPDLIADDYHAERERLLSLGATELNEVQRGTARWTTFADVEGNEFDLIAG encoded by the coding sequence ATGAGCACGACCTTCTTCGGCGCGTCGTTCGACGCCGCCAACGCCGCCCGCACCGCGCATTTCTGGGCCACCGCCCTCGGCCGCCAAGTGGCTGCCGGCGCCGACGAGAACGACGCCGTCGTCGAGGCCGACGACCCCGCCGGCGGACCACGACTGTCCTTCCATCGGGTCCCCGAGGCCAAGACCACGAAGAACCGCTTCCACCCGGACCTGATCGCCGACGACTACCACGCCGAACGCGAGCGCCTGCTCAGCCTCGGCGCGACCGAACTCAACGAAGTCCAGCGCGGCACCGCCCGATGGACCACCTTCGCCGACGTCGAGGGCAACGAGTTCGACCTCATCGCCGGCTAG
- a CDS encoding SDR family NAD(P)-dependent oxidoreductase, producing the protein MSETRTALVTGATSGIGRAAALKLGRDGFKVLVNGRDAERGAAVVKEIENAGGSAEFVAADLSDVRAIGELVAAAGDVDVLVNNAGFSWFGPTPDLDPDRFDELFAANVRSAYYLTAAIAPKMAERGRGSIINLGSMVGQIGLSGSAAYSATKAALAALTRSWAAEYSPRGVRVNTIAPGPAYTGGAAADRIAALGKTTLLSRAADAEEIGDAIAFLASPAAGYITGAVIPVDGGRTAV; encoded by the coding sequence ATGTCCGAGACACGCACAGCCCTGGTCACAGGCGCGACGTCCGGTATCGGCCGGGCCGCAGCGCTGAAGCTCGGCCGGGACGGATTCAAGGTCCTGGTCAACGGCCGGGACGCCGAGCGCGGGGCCGCGGTCGTCAAGGAGATCGAGAACGCCGGCGGCAGTGCCGAGTTCGTTGCCGCCGACCTCTCCGACGTCCGCGCCATCGGGGAGCTGGTGGCTGCGGCCGGGGATGTCGACGTCCTGGTCAACAACGCCGGGTTCTCCTGGTTCGGCCCCACGCCCGACCTGGACCCCGACCGGTTCGACGAGCTGTTCGCCGCCAACGTCCGCAGCGCGTACTACCTCACCGCCGCCATCGCGCCGAAGATGGCCGAACGCGGGCGGGGAAGCATCATCAACCTCGGCAGCATGGTCGGTCAGATCGGCCTGTCCGGGAGCGCCGCCTACAGCGCCACCAAGGCCGCGCTGGCCGCGTTGACCCGGTCCTGGGCCGCCGAGTACAGCCCGCGCGGCGTGCGCGTCAACACCATCGCCCCCGGACCGGCCTACACCGGCGGGGCGGCGGCAGACCGTATCGCGGCCCTGGGTAAGACCACCCTTTTGTCCCGGGCGGCAGACGCCGAGGAGATCGGGGACGCCATCGCGTTCCTGGCCTCACCGGCCGCCGGATACATCACCGGCGCCGTCATCCCCGTCGACGGTGGACGCACCGCCGTCTGA
- a CDS encoding SDR family NAD(P)-dependent oxidoreductase yields MDQPVVLITGALTGIGRAAAVAFAKKGANVVVTGRRDEVGRELVEELRGLGAEAEFINADVRQDEDVRAMVDQTVARFGRLDVAVNNAGTEGRPGPITDQSPQSVNDTFDTNVLGVVLSMKHQVRVMQEQGSGSIVNISSTYGHEGAAGASVYVGSKHAVEGITKSVALEVAKAGIRVNAVAPGPTDTGMLTRFTGTPQNKAALVTQVPLDRLGLSEELADAIVFIASNQASYITGHILNVDGGMTTN; encoded by the coding sequence ATGGACCAGCCTGTCGTTTTGATCACCGGTGCGCTCACTGGCATCGGCCGGGCCGCCGCCGTCGCCTTCGCGAAGAAGGGGGCGAACGTGGTCGTCACCGGTCGGCGCGACGAGGTCGGCAGGGAACTCGTCGAGGAGCTGCGCGGCCTCGGCGCGGAGGCCGAGTTCATCAACGCCGACGTCCGTCAGGACGAGGACGTCCGCGCCATGGTCGACCAGACCGTCGCACGGTTCGGCCGGCTGGATGTCGCTGTCAACAACGCCGGCACCGAAGGCCGGCCCGGCCCGATCACCGATCAGAGCCCCCAGAGCGTCAACGACACGTTCGACACGAACGTCCTGGGCGTCGTCCTGAGCATGAAGCACCAGGTGCGGGTCATGCAGGAGCAGGGCAGCGGCAGCATCGTCAACATCTCCTCGACCTACGGGCATGAGGGTGCGGCCGGGGCCTCGGTCTACGTCGGCAGCAAGCACGCCGTGGAGGGCATCACCAAGTCGGTGGCGCTGGAGGTCGCGAAGGCGGGGATCCGGGTCAACGCCGTCGCCCCCGGCCCCACGGACACCGGCATGCTGACCCGGTTCACCGGGACCCCGCAGAACAAGGCGGCCCTGGTGACGCAGGTCCCGCTGGACCGCCTCGGCCTGTCCGAAGAACTCGCCGACGCGATCGTGTTCATCGCATCGAACCAGGCCTCGTACATCACCGGCCACATCCTCAACGTCGACGGCGGCATGACCACCAACTGA
- a CDS encoding alpha/beta fold hydrolase, which translates to MGDHTHDTAPTQFVEAGGIRFAYRRFGDPAAGRTPVVFFQHFIGNLDDHDPAIGDGFAADREVILFNNTGVASTSGVVPDTIEQMATDAAAFIDALGLTTVDLVGHSMGGLVAQQVAIQRPDLARRLVLVGTGPRGGVGIGETPPEIGALFGVKLPRQEDMWLPILFAPTETSQKLGREYVERIVARKDRDASPFGEQVYAGQGKAIHTYGTTKDPAYAILKNIKVPVLVVNGTDDIIIATINSYILQQFLPDAELILYPDANHGAHFQYPERFVTHTKLFLDR; encoded by the coding sequence ATGGGCGACCACACCCACGACACCGCCCCCACCCAGTTCGTCGAGGCCGGCGGCATCCGCTTCGCCTACCGCCGCTTCGGCGACCCGGCCGCGGGCCGGACCCCGGTCGTGTTCTTCCAGCACTTCATCGGCAACCTCGACGACCACGACCCGGCGATCGGCGACGGATTCGCCGCCGACCGCGAGGTCATCCTGTTCAACAACACCGGCGTCGCCTCCACCAGCGGCGTGGTCCCGGACACCATCGAGCAGATGGCCACCGACGCCGCAGCCTTCATCGACGCCCTCGGTCTGACGACCGTGGACCTGGTCGGCCACTCCATGGGCGGCCTGGTCGCGCAGCAAGTCGCCATCCAGCGGCCCGACCTGGCCCGCAGGCTCGTCCTGGTCGGTACCGGGCCCCGCGGGGGCGTCGGCATCGGCGAGACACCGCCGGAGATCGGCGCGCTGTTCGGCGTCAAGCTTCCCCGGCAGGAGGACATGTGGCTGCCGATCCTGTTCGCCCCGACCGAGACCAGCCAGAAGCTGGGCCGGGAGTACGTCGAGCGGATCGTGGCCCGCAAGGACCGCGACGCCTCCCCCTTCGGCGAGCAGGTCTACGCCGGCCAGGGCAAGGCCATCCACACCTACGGCACCACCAAGGACCCGGCGTACGCGATCCTGAAGAACATCAAGGTCCCGGTCCTGGTGGTCAACGGCACCGACGACATCATCATCGCGACGATCAACTCCTACATCCTCCAGCAGTTCCTGCCGGACGCCGAGCTGATCCTCTACCCGGACGCCAACCACGGGGCCCACTTCCAGTACCCGGAGCGGTTCGTGACCCACACGAAGCTGTTCCTCGACAGGTAG
- a CDS encoding TetR/AcrR family transcriptional regulator, whose amino-acid sequence MPTKVKAANASPKPSVRERLLDAADELFYSEGIQTVGIDRVVQKAGVAKASLYNVFGSKDELVQAYLDARTDRTREGVERTLTRFRTPRERLLGVFDAQGQIFTEPGFNGCAHITASAEAQPGSPVECATDRYRKWVRTMFTDLAREAGVADYEGLARQLHLLYDGAGVSARMDRDPSAATTARAAAAALFDAAVKE is encoded by the coding sequence ATGCCCACCAAGGTCAAGGCGGCGAACGCTTCACCGAAGCCGTCCGTGCGCGAACGCCTGCTCGACGCCGCCGACGAACTGTTCTACAGCGAAGGCATCCAGACTGTCGGCATCGACCGCGTCGTGCAGAAGGCCGGTGTCGCCAAGGCCTCGCTCTACAACGTGTTCGGCAGCAAAGACGAACTGGTCCAGGCCTACCTGGACGCCCGCACGGACCGTACCCGCGAGGGCGTCGAGCGCACCCTGACCCGGTTCCGCACCCCGCGCGAGCGCCTGCTGGGGGTCTTCGACGCCCAAGGCCAGATCTTCACCGAGCCCGGCTTCAACGGCTGCGCGCACATCACCGCCAGCGCCGAGGCCCAGCCTGGCAGCCCGGTCGAGTGTGCCACGGACCGGTACCGGAAGTGGGTGCGGACGATGTTCACCGACCTGGCCCGGGAGGCCGGCGTCGCCGACTACGAAGGCCTCGCGCGGCAGCTGCACCTGTTGTACGACGGCGCGGGGGTCTCAGCCCGCATGGACCGCGACCCCTCGGCGGCCACGACCGCCCGTGCGGCGGCCGCCGCGCTGTTCGACGCGGCGGTCAAAGAGTAG
- a CDS encoding alpha/beta hydrolase, with the protein MFNYFPNNYMWSGAVMLSVMAGGELGQIDHVLAPLREAEPDPEAWTKAWDSAGALQAGFAEEDLRRGYRRSASARYLRASNYYLTGERQTPPGPAKTNSYQHALTAFAKAVELMPQPLERVEIDSPDGILPGYLIPARASGPDQRPAPVVIFYNGFDVTKELLYGFIREEFADRGIACLVIDTPGTGEPLRLRGVPSRPDYEVPTTAIVDYLVTRPDIDPERIGLLAISLGGYYGPRGAAFEHRIKACAAWGGVFDYGAVWQRRWETRSKTVSVPFWQLPWVMGADTMEQALDKVKAFHLAEALPHLTQPFLIVHGANDKAIPLSDAQQAIEAAGSADKELVVLDGVNGGAEHCNVDDPDPVRQLIADWFAERL; encoded by the coding sequence ATGTTCAACTACTTCCCGAACAACTACATGTGGTCGGGCGCGGTGATGCTGTCGGTCATGGCCGGCGGAGAGCTGGGGCAGATCGATCACGTCCTGGCTCCCTTGCGCGAAGCCGAGCCGGATCCCGAGGCGTGGACGAAGGCCTGGGACAGCGCCGGCGCGCTCCAGGCGGGGTTCGCCGAGGAGGATCTGCGCCGCGGATACCGGCGCAGCGCGAGTGCGCGCTATCTGCGGGCTTCCAACTACTACCTGACCGGCGAGCGGCAGACTCCGCCGGGCCCGGCGAAGACGAACAGCTACCAACACGCGCTCACCGCGTTCGCCAAGGCCGTCGAGCTCATGCCCCAGCCACTGGAGCGCGTGGAGATCGACTCGCCGGACGGCATCCTGCCCGGCTACCTCATTCCCGCCCGCGCCTCTGGCCCCGACCAGAGACCGGCGCCGGTGGTGATCTTCTACAACGGGTTCGACGTCACCAAGGAACTGCTCTACGGGTTCATCCGCGAAGAATTCGCCGACCGGGGCATCGCCTGCCTGGTGATCGACACCCCCGGCACCGGGGAGCCGCTGCGCCTGCGCGGCGTCCCCTCTCGTCCGGACTACGAGGTGCCCACCACCGCGATCGTGGACTACCTCGTGACGCGCCCGGACATCGACCCGGAGAGGATCGGCTTGCTGGCCATCAGCCTCGGCGGCTACTACGGGCCGCGCGGCGCCGCCTTCGAGCACCGGATCAAGGCCTGCGCCGCCTGGGGCGGAGTGTTCGACTACGGCGCCGTCTGGCAGCGGCGCTGGGAGACCCGGTCCAAGACCGTCTCGGTGCCGTTCTGGCAGCTGCCGTGGGTGATGGGCGCCGACACGATGGAGCAGGCCCTGGACAAGGTCAAGGCGTTCCATCTCGCTGAGGCGCTGCCGCACCTGACCCAGCCGTTCCTGATCGTGCACGGTGCGAACGACAAGGCCATCCCGCTTTCAGACGCGCAGCAGGCGATCGAGGCAGCCGGCTCCGCCGACAAGGAACTGGTGGTGCTCGACGGCGTCAACGGCGGCGCGGAGCACTGCAACGTCGATGACCCCGACCCCGTGCGGCAGCTGATCGCCGACTGGTTCGCCGAGCGTCTGTGA
- a CDS encoding helix-turn-helix domain-containing protein has translation MAVPANELGATLRAWRERVTPEEFGLPVAPHRRARGLRREELARLAGVSADYLTQLEQGRASAPSSQVLAALAGALRLTEAERAHLFRLAGRVETDEQRIRDTLPPGVRRLVEQLSASPVVVCDAGWNPIAWNAMWVAAIGDPLERPERERNIAWRHFTGLPTRVVRTHAEERGFEEAVVADLRSSSGRYPEDRGLAQLIADMCEASPRFRSLWEKRHVGVYDQERKTIDHPELGMLFVDCDVLTTHRSDLRVVVYTAAPGSPSEKALDELSAAWGGRRSLIDLPRRR, from the coding sequence GTGGCGGTTCCGGCCAACGAACTCGGCGCGACGCTGCGCGCCTGGCGCGAGCGGGTGACCCCCGAGGAGTTCGGGCTCCCTGTCGCCCCGCACCGGCGTGCGCGCGGGCTGCGGCGCGAAGAGCTGGCCCGTCTGGCCGGTGTGTCCGCCGACTATCTGACTCAGCTCGAGCAGGGCCGGGCCAGCGCGCCTTCGTCGCAGGTGCTGGCCGCGCTCGCCGGTGCCCTGCGCCTGACCGAAGCCGAACGGGCGCACCTGTTCCGGCTCGCCGGGCGGGTGGAAACCGACGAACAGCGTATTCGCGACACCCTTCCACCCGGCGTCCGCCGTCTGGTGGAGCAGCTGTCGGCGAGCCCGGTGGTCGTCTGTGACGCGGGATGGAACCCGATAGCGTGGAACGCGATGTGGGTCGCCGCGATCGGCGACCCCCTGGAGCGGCCCGAACGCGAACGCAACATAGCGTGGCGCCACTTCACCGGCCTGCCCACGCGCGTCGTGCGCACCCACGCCGAAGAGCGCGGCTTCGAGGAAGCCGTCGTCGCCGACCTGCGATCGAGCTCCGGCAGATATCCGGAAGACCGCGGACTGGCCCAGCTGATCGCCGACATGTGCGAGGCCAGCCCGAGATTCCGCAGCCTGTGGGAGAAGCGTCACGTCGGCGTTTACGACCAGGAACGCAAAACCATCGATCATCCCGAGCTGGGCATGCTGTTCGTGGACTGCGACGTGCTCACCACCCATCGCAGCGACCTGCGGGTGGTCGTCTACACCGCGGCCCCCGGCAGCCCATCGGAGAAGGCGCTGGACGAACTCAGCGCGGCATGGGGCGGCAGGCGGTCGCTGATAGACCTCCCGCGCCGACGGTGA
- a CDS encoding MarR family winged helix-turn-helix transcriptional regulator, which produces MDEEMIEIAVLLRRAQLRKQTSCEAVLARWEMTLPQWGMLNAVAANPDSSTHALALLTGQSDQSAGAVVTRLEQRGLLARRSGHGKAILHRATPEGAEMLKACDGAVAQTMRTALSGYSEDEVRTLHDLLKRLA; this is translated from the coding sequence GTGGATGAGGAGATGATCGAGATCGCGGTGCTGCTACGCCGCGCCCAGCTGCGCAAGCAGACCAGTTGCGAGGCGGTACTCGCCCGGTGGGAGATGACGCTGCCGCAGTGGGGCATGCTCAACGCGGTCGCCGCGAATCCGGACTCCTCGACCCACGCGCTCGCACTGCTGACCGGGCAGTCCGACCAGTCCGCAGGCGCGGTGGTCACCCGATTGGAGCAGCGTGGCCTTCTGGCGCGTCGCAGCGGACACGGCAAGGCCATCCTGCACCGGGCCACCCCTGAGGGAGCAGAGATGCTGAAAGCGTGCGACGGCGCGGTGGCGCAGACGATGCGCACCGCGTTGTCCGGCTACAGCGAGGACGAGGTGCGCACGCTCCACGATCTGCTCAAGAGGCTGGCCTGA
- a CDS encoding amidohydrolase family protein, with protein sequence MNEFVIAGAQVFDGERRLGAVDVQVANGVITSVGGTRVPGAAVVDATGATLLPGLIDAHTHSDESALRQALTFGVTTELDLTSMPEQMMPLRRVATGSFDMADVRSASVGLTPPGGHPHQLRKGMDGPWPTAASVAEVPGFVAGRIAESADYLKVMIEDGRVLGASVPVLAQDILIAAVREAHANGLKVLAHALTLEATGLAVDAGVDGLTHLFVDAPHAPKLVERIAAAGVFVIPTLSTLASITGQDASAALAADPRVRPKVPPVWLDSLADTWRTLPQRHFEYVLASVSALRAAGVDVLAGTDAAHLGAPGTAHGASLHGELRLLVRAGFTPLEALRAATALTAQRFGLADRGRIDQGMRADLLLVDGDPTADVGDSLSVRAVWRQGVRLDLEPVTSIA encoded by the coding sequence ATGAACGAGTTCGTCATAGCCGGCGCGCAGGTTTTCGACGGCGAGCGGCGGCTGGGCGCGGTGGACGTGCAGGTCGCGAACGGGGTGATCACGTCAGTCGGCGGCACTCGGGTGCCAGGTGCCGCGGTGGTGGACGCGACGGGAGCGACGTTGCTGCCTGGCCTGATCGACGCTCACACACACAGCGACGAGTCCGCCCTGCGTCAGGCGTTGACGTTCGGCGTCACGACCGAACTGGACCTGACCTCCATGCCGGAGCAGATGATGCCGCTGCGCCGTGTGGCGACCGGCTCCTTCGACATGGCCGACGTCCGCAGCGCATCTGTCGGCCTCACGCCGCCAGGCGGACACCCACACCAGTTGCGCAAGGGGATGGACGGGCCGTGGCCGACCGCCGCGTCCGTCGCCGAGGTGCCGGGATTCGTCGCGGGCCGGATCGCCGAGAGCGCCGACTATCTCAAGGTCATGATCGAGGACGGCCGCGTTCTGGGCGCCAGCGTGCCGGTCCTGGCACAGGACATCCTGATCGCCGCCGTCCGGGAGGCGCACGCCAACGGGCTCAAGGTCCTGGCCCACGCGCTCACGCTGGAGGCCACCGGGCTGGCGGTCGACGCCGGCGTGGACGGGCTCACCCACCTGTTCGTCGACGCCCCGCACGCCCCAAAGCTCGTCGAGCGCATCGCCGCGGCCGGCGTCTTCGTCATCCCGACGCTCAGCACCCTCGCCTCGATCACCGGGCAGGACGCGTCGGCCGCATTGGCCGCAGACCCACGCGTGCGGCCGAAGGTTCCTCCGGTGTGGCTCGACAGCCTCGCCGACACCTGGCGCACCCTCCCGCAGCGCCACTTCGAGTACGTGCTCGCATCGGTGTCGGCGCTCCGCGCAGCCGGTGTCGACGTCCTGGCCGGCACCGACGCCGCGCACCTCGGCGCCCCCGGCACCGCGCACGGCGCCAGCCTGCACGGCGAACTACGCCTCCTGGTTCGCGCGGGCTTCACGCCGCTCGAAGCTCTGCGTGCCGCGACGGCACTGACGGCACAGCGCTTCGGCTTGGCCGACCGCGGCCGGATCGACCAGGGCATGCGCGCCGACCTGCTGCTTGTCGACGGCGATCCGACCGCGGACGTCGGCGACAGCCTCTCGGTGCGCGCCGTGTGGCGGCAGGGAGTCCGCCTCGACCTCGAGCCGGTCACGTCGATCGCGTGA
- a CDS encoding amidohydrolase family protein, with the protein MNPNGLIDVHAHFTTDDYVSTAKNNGLRDPDGMPEAYWPRWDAETHLRLMDEVGIARAILSISSPGVHFGHDEAARALARDVNEAGAEIAHAHPDRFGHFASLPLPDLDGALAEIAHAFDDLHADGVILMTNSAGLYLGDERMRPVLAELDRRGAVAFLHPTSCVGHEALALGYPRPMIEFLFDTARTVVDLILSGTPQRFPDIQFVVPHAGGVLPLLADRLELFRTISGDTDGPTVADALADFYYDLAGTPADRQMKALISIAEPDRLLYGSDYAWTRYEQALRAIEALDALPPLNGQDWRRLTTRNALRLFAPDRIGSRRIRSDR; encoded by the coding sequence ATGAACCCGAACGGACTGATCGACGTCCACGCCCACTTCACCACCGACGACTACGTCAGTACCGCAAAGAACAACGGGCTGCGGGACCCGGACGGCATGCCGGAGGCCTACTGGCCGCGGTGGGACGCTGAGACCCACCTGCGGTTGATGGACGAGGTCGGCATCGCGCGGGCGATCCTGTCGATCTCCTCGCCAGGCGTCCATTTCGGCCACGACGAGGCAGCCCGGGCACTTGCCCGCGACGTCAACGAGGCCGGTGCCGAGATCGCGCATGCACATCCAGACCGTTTCGGGCACTTCGCGTCCCTGCCACTGCCGGATCTCGACGGGGCCCTGGCAGAGATCGCGCACGCCTTCGACGACCTGCACGCCGACGGCGTCATCCTGATGACCAACAGCGCCGGGCTCTACCTCGGCGACGAGCGGATGCGCCCAGTGCTCGCCGAGCTCGACCGCCGTGGTGCCGTCGCGTTCCTGCATCCCACCAGTTGCGTCGGCCACGAGGCCCTGGCACTCGGGTACCCGCGCCCGATGATCGAGTTCCTGTTTGATACCGCCCGCACCGTGGTCGACCTCATCCTCAGCGGTACGCCGCAGCGGTTTCCCGACATCCAGTTCGTCGTGCCGCATGCCGGGGGAGTGCTGCCGCTGCTCGCCGACCGTCTGGAGCTGTTCCGCACGATCAGCGGCGACACTGACGGCCCCACCGTGGCCGACGCGCTCGCCGACTTCTACTACGACTTGGCCGGCACGCCCGCCGACCGGCAAATGAAAGCCCTGATCAGCATCGCCGAACCTGATCGGCTGCTCTACGGAAGCGACTATGCGTGGACCCGCTACGAGCAGGCATTGCGCGCGATAGAAGCATTGGATGCGCTTCCGCCGCTCAACGGACAAGACTGGCGACGGCTCACCACCCGCAACGCGCTGCGGCTCTTCGCGCCGGATCGGATCGGATCACGTCGGATCAGGTCGGATCGGTAG
- a CDS encoding MerR family transcriptional regulator — protein MPIGDFSRATHLSVKMLRHYHELGLLEPVEVDVDSGYRRYAAEQIVTAQIIRRFRDLEMPLDDIQVVLQAPDVETRNRVIANHVARLESSLARTQETVASLRGLLDRPQDSTVQINHRHVAATSAAAITDTVDQAHVVPWYRGAMGEVSATLSAQDIEPIGPLGGIFGTELFTEGRGRVTIYLPSDPLPQPVGRVSTTVIPPAELATIVHRGPSTEVDRTYGALADYVTRYALAVDGPIREYYLVGPSDTPDESLWQTEVGWPIFQTRPRP, from the coding sequence ATGCCCATCGGCGACTTCTCCCGGGCCACGCATCTGAGCGTGAAGATGCTGCGCCACTACCACGAGCTCGGTCTGTTGGAGCCGGTCGAGGTGGACGTGGACAGCGGGTACCGGCGCTATGCCGCAGAGCAGATCGTCACTGCACAAATCATCCGCCGCTTCCGCGACCTGGAGATGCCGCTCGACGACATCCAGGTCGTGCTCCAGGCTCCCGACGTCGAGACCCGCAACCGGGTGATCGCCAACCACGTGGCGCGTCTGGAGTCCAGCCTGGCCCGGACCCAGGAAACAGTCGCGTCCCTTCGGGGTCTGCTGGACCGGCCCCAGGACAGCACCGTTCAGATCAATCACCGCCATGTCGCCGCCACGTCCGCCGCCGCCATCACCGACACCGTTGACCAGGCCCACGTTGTGCCCTGGTATCGGGGGGCCATGGGCGAAGTGTCCGCCACCCTGTCAGCCCAGGACATCGAGCCGATCGGGCCGCTGGGAGGCATCTTCGGCACAGAGCTGTTCACCGAGGGCCGGGGGCGGGTCACGATCTACCTTCCGTCCGACCCGTTGCCGCAGCCGGTCGGACGCGTCAGCACCACCGTGATCCCGCCGGCGGAGCTCGCCACGATCGTCCACCGCGGTCCCAGCACCGAAGTCGACCGAACCTATGGCGCCCTCGCCGACTACGTGACCCGCTACGCCCTGGCGGTCGACGGACCGATTCGCGAGTACTACCTCGTCGGCCCCTCCGACACCCCAGACGAGTCGTTGTGGCAGACCGAGGTGGGATGGCCGATCTTCCAAACCCGACCCAGGCCATAG
- a CDS encoding SDR family NAD(P)-dependent oxidoreductase, with protein sequence MSTTAGTVGTALVTGATHGIGRAAALRLARDGWEVVVHGRDAERGAQVVAAIEAEGGRARFVAADVTDIGEVRRLAQAAGEVDALVNNVGTSWFGPTADLDGPGYDALFDGNVRSAYFLVAAVAPAMAGRGRGSIINLGSMAGTVGLEGAAAYGATKAALASMTRSWAAEFSPLGVRVNAVTPGAVHSIPELYDVTEGFGKTSLLGRGAQVDEIAEVIAFLASDKASYVTGAVIAADGGRTAI encoded by the coding sequence ATGAGCACGACCGCAGGAACTGTTGGAACAGCACTGGTGACCGGGGCCACCCACGGCATCGGCCGGGCGGCTGCGCTGCGCCTGGCCCGAGACGGATGGGAGGTCGTCGTCCACGGCCGCGACGCCGAGCGAGGCGCCCAGGTCGTCGCCGCCATCGAAGCCGAGGGCGGCCGAGCCCGCTTCGTGGCCGCCGACGTGACCGACATCGGCGAGGTGCGCCGCCTGGCGCAGGCGGCCGGCGAGGTCGACGCGCTGGTCAACAACGTCGGCACCTCGTGGTTCGGGCCGACCGCCGACCTCGACGGTCCCGGGTACGACGCCCTGTTCGACGGCAACGTCCGCTCCGCCTACTTCCTCGTCGCCGCTGTGGCGCCGGCCATGGCCGGTCGGGGCCGGGGGAGCATCATCAACCTGGGGAGCATGGCCGGCACAGTCGGCCTGGAGGGCGCCGCCGCCTACGGTGCCACCAAGGCGGCCCTGGCCTCGATGACCCGCTCGTGGGCGGCCGAGTTCAGTCCCCTGGGGGTTCGGGTCAACGCCGTCACGCCCGGTGCGGTGCACAGCATCCCGGAGCTGTACGACGTCACCGAGGGCTTCGGTAAGACCTCACTGCTCGGACGTGGCGCCCAGGTCGACGAGATCGCCGAGGTCATCGCCTTCCTCGCCTCAGACAAAGCCAGCTACGTGACCGGTGCGGTCATCGCCGCCGACGGCGGCCGCACCGCGATCTAG